Proteins from one Syngnathus scovelli strain Florida chromosome 9, RoL_Ssco_1.2, whole genome shotgun sequence genomic window:
- the kel gene encoding kell blood group glycoprotein isoform X2, producing the protein MVYYIHHSLRGGNWKQEVLASPCNSSACQRASVHLSMSADPFTHPCDYFLFSCGPDGSSSETQGHQREKSRRDVKEKRILDRKTELLQYLREILESNDGLASSAVQKAKAFYRSCLDTKSLDIAGEEPFLALIHKLGGWSVSGQWNQTDFNSTLSVLMRDYATFPFFNAYVDKDPTDASGETTKRYIQIDQPDLLIPIEWISEKEKSQVIRETVHPFLASCSRYLALLGSPPDHNSMIHVGAFVSLSSELAVAMAPLSHRKAKGQLSQRLTIKELQSMAPAVDWLGCLQAAFHSPPLTEDEHVLLHNLPYVVQMSHIISKWMSGHELSPSGPLHTFMLLNLLHTLLPALDSRFSETANNFSVVLGHVGVRQGDLDSKPLSEGFTAAPRWKRCVLETERGFDGVLAHLLGINIAGGEAEELVENILSSFKSQLYKLEWHNQKTLQFVMRKGQSVTPKIGTTKEKSSEAELDLLYSEVSVSLDSFFSNYLQLLSLLQKRRSRLLHDDWINANILSVTPSLLGNELSVPMGIFIPPLFHPTYPRAMNYGVLGFLLAKDLLHVLLPDIYSQSVTVRDVGQCVWSRYRSVTNNESEVPPLPTAQQQEVWLQFSALQIALEAYQKSLKKQPADTSISGFSTTRLFFVAFSQVNCDADRYHHLMPLEPSFLVTAVCAKSHLCPTNLQCPKTTRRYSSHGC; encoded by the exons ATGGTTTACTACATACATCACTCTCTTCGTGGCGGGAACTGGAAGCAGGAAGTTCTCG CAAGCCCTTGCAACTCCTCAGCCTGTCAGAGGGCCTCAGTTCATCTCTCTATGTCAGCGGACCCTTTCACACACCCCTGCGACTACTTCCTCTTCTCATGCGGACCCGACGGATCTTCATCCGAAACCCAAGGACACCAGAGAGAAAAATCCAGAAGAGACGTAAAAGAAAAGAGGATACTGGACAGAAAAACTGAGCTGCTGCAGTATCTCAGGGAGATTTTAG AATCAAATGACGGGCTCGCGAGTTCAGCTGTGCAGAAAGCAAAAGCTTTTTATCGCTCCTGCTTGGACACCAAATCCTTGGATATCGCTGGAGAGGAGCCTTTCCTCGCGCTCATCCACAAA CTTGGAGGTTGGTCTGTGTCGGGCCAGTGGAATCAGACTGACTTCAACTCCACCCTCAGCGTGCTGATGCGCGACTACGCCACCTTCCCCTTTTTCAACGCCTACGTGGACAAAGACCCCACTGACGCATCCGGCGAGACCACCAAACGATACATACAG ATCGATCAGCCCGACCTCTTGATCCCGATCGAATGGATCAGCGAGAAGGAAAAGTCTCAAGTTATAAGGGAG ACGGTGCATCCTTTCTTGGCTTCGTGCAGTCGGTACCTGGCGCTGCTGGGATCCCCGCCGGACCACAACAGCATGATCCACGTCGGCGCCTTCGTTTCGCTGTCTTCCGAGCTTGCTGTTGCCATGGCGCCTCTGAGCCATCGCAAGGCTAAGGGGCAGCTCTCTCAGCGCTTGACCATCAAGGAGCTGCAG AGCATGGCGCCGGCTGTGGACTGGCTGGGTTGCCTGCAGGCCGCATTTCATTCCCCACCGCTCACGGAAGACGAGCACGTCCTCCTGCACAACTTGCCTTATGTGGTGCAGATGTCCCACATCATCAGTAAATGGATGAGCGGTCACGAGCTGAGCCCCAG TGGCCCCCTCCACACCTTCATGCTGCTCAACTTGCTCCACACCCTGCTGCCCGCCCTGGACTCCAGATTCTCGGAAACGGCAAATAATTTTTCAGTGGTTCTGGGCCACGTAGGGGTGAGGCAAGGCGATCTTGACTCAAAGCCTCTGAGTGAAGGCTTCACCGCCGCCCCTCGCTGGAAACGCTGCGTGCTGGAAACCGAGCGAGGCTTCGATGGGGTTCTGGCACATCTGCTTGGAATTAACATCGCTGGCGGGGAG GCGGAAGAGCTTGTTGAAAATATCCTATCCTCCTTCAAGTCCCAACTTTACAAACTCGAGTGGCACAATCAGAAGACTCTCCAGTTTGTTATGAGAAAG GGTCAGTCTGTAACTCCAAAAATTGGGActacaaaagaaaaatcaagtGAGGCTGAGCTTGACCTGCTTTATTCTGAG GTGTCCGTCAGCCTAGACAGCTTCTTCTCCAACTACCTGCAGCTGCTGTCCTTGCTGCAAAAGCGGCGTAGCAGACTCTTGCATGATGACTGGATCAACGCCAATAT tctgtCTGTCACGCCGTCTCTTCTTGGCAATGAGCTGAGCGTTCCCATGGGAATTTTTATCCCTCCTCTCTTCCATCCCACATACCCGAG AGCTATGAATTACGGCGTGTTGGGATTCCTTCTGGCCAAAGACCTCCTTCACGTACTTCTCCCTGACA TTTACTCGCAGAGCGTGACGGTGCGCGATGTGGGCCAGTGCGTGTGGTCCCGCTACCGCTCGGTGACCAACAATGAGAGCGAGGTACCTCCGCTTCCCACGGCACAGCAGCAGGAAGTGTGGCTGCAGTTTTCAGCACTGCAGATAGCACTGGAG GCGTATCAGAAGAGTTTGAAGAAGCAGCCGGCAGACACGTCTATCTCGGGATTCTCCACCACGCGTTTGTTTTTTGTAGCGTTTTCTCAG GTCAACTGTGACGCTGACCGCTATCACCACTTGATGCCTCTCGAGCCGTCCTTCCTCGTCACAGCCGTTTGTGCCAAATCTCATCTTTGTCCCACAAACTTGCAATGCCCCAAAACAACTCGCCGGTATTCGTCGCACGGCTGTTGA
- the kel gene encoding kell blood group glycoprotein isoform X1 produces MDKMQVFTLHLGFGLLFVCRFTRDGLLHTSLSSWRELEAGSSRWVQTHTKCLKCRFCPEFKFVSSFLVASPCNSSACQRASVHLSMSADPFTHPCDYFLFSCGPDGSSSETQGHQREKSRRDVKEKRILDRKTELLQYLREILESNDGLASSAVQKAKAFYRSCLDTKSLDIAGEEPFLALIHKLGGWSVSGQWNQTDFNSTLSVLMRDYATFPFFNAYVDKDPTDASGETTKRYIQIDQPDLLIPIEWISEKEKSQVIRETVHPFLASCSRYLALLGSPPDHNSMIHVGAFVSLSSELAVAMAPLSHRKAKGQLSQRLTIKELQSMAPAVDWLGCLQAAFHSPPLTEDEHVLLHNLPYVVQMSHIISKWMSGHELSPSGPLHTFMLLNLLHTLLPALDSRFSETANNFSVVLGHVGVRQGDLDSKPLSEGFTAAPRWKRCVLETERGFDGVLAHLLGINIAGGEAEELVENILSSFKSQLYKLEWHNQKTLQFVMRKGQSVTPKIGTTKEKSSEAELDLLYSEVSVSLDSFFSNYLQLLSLLQKRRSRLLHDDWINANILSVTPSLLGNELSVPMGIFIPPLFHPTYPRAMNYGVLGFLLAKDLLHVLLPDIYSQSVTVRDVGQCVWSRYRSVTNNESEVPPLPTAQQQEVWLQFSALQIALEAYQKSLKKQPADTSISGFSTTRLFFVAFSQVNCDADRYHHLMPLEPSFLVTAVCAKSHLCPTNLQCPKTTRRYSSHGC; encoded by the exons ATGGATAAAATGCAGGTGTTCACTCTGCACCTTGGTTTTGGCCTTCTGTTTGTGTGTCGTTTTACTCGGGATGGTTTACTACATACATCACTCTCTTCGTGGCGGGAACTGGAAGCAGGAAGTTCTCGGTGGGTCCAAACACACACGAAATGCCTTAAATGCAGATTTTGTCCCGAGTTCAAATTTGTCTCCTCGTTCCTTGTAGCAAGCCCTTGCAACTCCTCAGCCTGTCAGAGGGCCTCAGTTCATCTCTCTATGTCAGCGGACCCTTTCACACACCCCTGCGACTACTTCCTCTTCTCATGCGGACCCGACGGATCTTCATCCGAAACCCAAGGACACCAGAGAGAAAAATCCAGAAGAGACGTAAAAGAAAAGAGGATACTGGACAGAAAAACTGAGCTGCTGCAGTATCTCAGGGAGATTTTAG AATCAAATGACGGGCTCGCGAGTTCAGCTGTGCAGAAAGCAAAAGCTTTTTATCGCTCCTGCTTGGACACCAAATCCTTGGATATCGCTGGAGAGGAGCCTTTCCTCGCGCTCATCCACAAA CTTGGAGGTTGGTCTGTGTCGGGCCAGTGGAATCAGACTGACTTCAACTCCACCCTCAGCGTGCTGATGCGCGACTACGCCACCTTCCCCTTTTTCAACGCCTACGTGGACAAAGACCCCACTGACGCATCCGGCGAGACCACCAAACGATACATACAG ATCGATCAGCCCGACCTCTTGATCCCGATCGAATGGATCAGCGAGAAGGAAAAGTCTCAAGTTATAAGGGAG ACGGTGCATCCTTTCTTGGCTTCGTGCAGTCGGTACCTGGCGCTGCTGGGATCCCCGCCGGACCACAACAGCATGATCCACGTCGGCGCCTTCGTTTCGCTGTCTTCCGAGCTTGCTGTTGCCATGGCGCCTCTGAGCCATCGCAAGGCTAAGGGGCAGCTCTCTCAGCGCTTGACCATCAAGGAGCTGCAG AGCATGGCGCCGGCTGTGGACTGGCTGGGTTGCCTGCAGGCCGCATTTCATTCCCCACCGCTCACGGAAGACGAGCACGTCCTCCTGCACAACTTGCCTTATGTGGTGCAGATGTCCCACATCATCAGTAAATGGATGAGCGGTCACGAGCTGAGCCCCAG TGGCCCCCTCCACACCTTCATGCTGCTCAACTTGCTCCACACCCTGCTGCCCGCCCTGGACTCCAGATTCTCGGAAACGGCAAATAATTTTTCAGTGGTTCTGGGCCACGTAGGGGTGAGGCAAGGCGATCTTGACTCAAAGCCTCTGAGTGAAGGCTTCACCGCCGCCCCTCGCTGGAAACGCTGCGTGCTGGAAACCGAGCGAGGCTTCGATGGGGTTCTGGCACATCTGCTTGGAATTAACATCGCTGGCGGGGAG GCGGAAGAGCTTGTTGAAAATATCCTATCCTCCTTCAAGTCCCAACTTTACAAACTCGAGTGGCACAATCAGAAGACTCTCCAGTTTGTTATGAGAAAG GGTCAGTCTGTAACTCCAAAAATTGGGActacaaaagaaaaatcaagtGAGGCTGAGCTTGACCTGCTTTATTCTGAG GTGTCCGTCAGCCTAGACAGCTTCTTCTCCAACTACCTGCAGCTGCTGTCCTTGCTGCAAAAGCGGCGTAGCAGACTCTTGCATGATGACTGGATCAACGCCAATAT tctgtCTGTCACGCCGTCTCTTCTTGGCAATGAGCTGAGCGTTCCCATGGGAATTTTTATCCCTCCTCTCTTCCATCCCACATACCCGAG AGCTATGAATTACGGCGTGTTGGGATTCCTTCTGGCCAAAGACCTCCTTCACGTACTTCTCCCTGACA TTTACTCGCAGAGCGTGACGGTGCGCGATGTGGGCCAGTGCGTGTGGTCCCGCTACCGCTCGGTGACCAACAATGAGAGCGAGGTACCTCCGCTTCCCACGGCACAGCAGCAGGAAGTGTGGCTGCAGTTTTCAGCACTGCAGATAGCACTGGAG GCGTATCAGAAGAGTTTGAAGAAGCAGCCGGCAGACACGTCTATCTCGGGATTCTCCACCACGCGTTTGTTTTTTGTAGCGTTTTCTCAG GTCAACTGTGACGCTGACCGCTATCACCACTTGATGCCTCTCGAGCCGTCCTTCCTCGTCACAGCCGTTTGTGCCAAATCTCATCTTTGTCCCACAAACTTGCAATGCCCCAAAACAACTCGCCGGTATTCGTCGCACGGCTGTTGA
- the nop2 gene encoding 28S rRNA (cytosine(4447)-C(5))-methyltransferase — MGRRLDPANKVKRGPGRKSRKQQGAETELTKFVKDEESEKKRQSRRARIRNAKKIANTLTKAKAAAEEQAKKGFTDENSKWLKPTKRKPKLEQSDSEDDSDEHWEEEDDFDEEEEAEVGAPPSKKNEGKNQAKMNTQLGMKELEEDDEDDDEEMVDDYGALDEEESDGEELLPIERAAKKQKKLNQTMGLDDEEDDDDSDEVDDDKYADKKSDDEEEETLQTNVDDLDQFRLPRPEEGENEGVLPVDLKTIHQRIKDNIDVLCNFSSKREPGKARVDYVALLKNDLCTYYSYNEFLVEKFIELFPPSELVEFLEANEVHRPVTIRTNTLKTRRRDLAQALINRGVNLDPLGKWSKVGLVIYDSSVPIGATPEYLSGQYMLQGASSFLPVMALAPQEGETVLDMSAAPGGKTTYIAQLMKNTGVVIANDANADRLKSVVGNIHRLGVTNTLVCNYDGRRFPKVLGGFDRVLLDAPCSGTGIIAKDPAVKTNKDEADILRAAHLQKELLMSAIDSVNAQSTSGGYLVYCTCSVMVEENEWVVDYALKKRNVKLVPTGLDFGKEGFTRFRAHRFHPTLQLTRRFYPHTHNMDGFFVAKFKKFSNVIPTAPTAKEEATADAPDEKVAKADKIKKVIPGEAGELKQEAKINGTAAKKRPHFQAKGKNNSPAGPKKAKLARMDRDTVTGQGTKTPAMAGTKAGKKAESRFKKKQANQKENPMKAKNKTGNNFNKNRKKKQQAKNTMGKNTFNKKWKKKQARS, encoded by the exons ATGGGTCGCAGGTTGGATCCCGCCAACAAGGTGAAACGAGGTCCCGGGCGGAAATCCAGAAAGCAGCAAGGGGCGGAAACAGAGTTAACCAAATTCGTAAAAGATG AGGAATCGGAGAAAAAACGTCAGTCAAGAAGAGCCAGGATAAG GAACGCAAAAAAAATAGCCAACACTTTGACAAAGGCTAAAGCAGCTGCTGAGGAGCAGGCTAAGAAAG GCTTCACAGACGAGAACAGCAAATGGCTGAAGCCGACAAAGAGGAAGCCCAAGCTGGAGCAATCCGACAGCGAGGATGACAGCGACGAGCACTGGGAGGAAGAAGACGAttttgatgaggaggaggaggcagaagTCGGAGCGCCGCCATCGAAGAAGAACGAAGGAAAGAACCAAGCAAAGATGAACACACAACTGGGAATGAAAGAATTggaggaggatgatgaggatgatgatgaagaaatGGTAGATGACTACGGTGCTCTTGATGAAGAGGAAAGTGACggagaggag CTTCTCCCTATTGAGCGTGCagccaaaaaacaaaagaagctgaatcAAACTATGGGGCttgatgatgaggaggatgatgatgatagtgATGAGGTGGATGATGACAAATATGCCGATAAAAAAtctgatgatgaagaggaagaaACATTGCAGACCAACGTAGACGACTTGGATCAGTTCAGGCTTCCTAGACCGGAGGAGGGTGAGAATGAAG GAGTCCTGCCTGTGGACCTGAAGACGATACACCAAAGAATCAAGGACAATATTGACGTCCTTTGCAATTTTTCATCGAAAAGAGAGCCAGGGAAAGCGAGGGTAGACTACGTCGCTTTGCTGAAAAATGATCTTTGCACCTACTACAGCTACAACGAGTTCCTCGTCGAGAAGTTCATCGAGCTCTTCCCGCCCTCGGAG TTGGTGGAGTTCCTTGAGGCGAATGAAGTTCACAGGCCGGTCACCATTCGGACCAACACATTGAAAACCAGGAGGAGGGACCTCGCTCAG gccctaATCAACAGAGGTGTGAACTTGGATCCACTAGGAAAATGGTCCAAAGTGGGTTTAGTCATTTATGATTCCTCTGTCCCCATTG GCGCCACTCCGGAGTACCTGTCTGGTCAGTATATGCTGCAAGGCGCTTCCAGCTTTCTTCCAGTAATGGCGCTCGCGCCCCAGGAGGGCGAGACCGTGTTGGACATGAGCGCCGCCCCGGGAGGAAAAACCACTTATATCG CTCAGCTGATGAAAAACACGGGGGTGGTCATCGCTAACGATGCCAACGCTGACAGACTGAAGAGCGTGGTGGGCAACATCCACCGTCTGGGCGTCACCAACACGCTAGTGTGCAACTACGACGGCAGGCGGTTCCCTAAG GTCCTGGGCGGCTTCGACAGAGTGCTCCTCGATGCTCCGTGCTCCGGTACAGGCATCATCGCTAAAGACCCTGCTGTGAAGACCAACAAG GATGAAGCTGACATCCTGCGCGCCGCCCACTTGCAGAAAGAGTTGCTCATGTCCGCCATCGACTCTGTCAACGCCCAGTCCACCTCGGGAGGCTATCTGGTCTACTGCACGTGTTCCGTGATG GTGGAGGAAAATGAATGGGTGGTGGACTACGCGTTGAAGAAGAGGAATGTCAAATTGGTGCCCACCGGACTGGATTTTGGCAAGGAGGGCTTCACCAG GTTCAGAGCTCACCGGTTCCATCCGACTCTGCAGCTCACCAGGCGGTTTTACCCCCACACTCACAACATGGACGGCTTTTTTGTGGCCAAGTTTAAAAAATTCTCCAACGTGATTCCAACTGCACCCACAGCGAAAG AAGAAGCTACGGCAGATGCTCCGGACGAAAAAGTGGCCAAAGCGGACAAGATCAAGAAGGTCATCCCCGGCGAGGCGGGCGAGTTAAAGCAGGAGGCTAAAATTAATGgaacagcagcaaaaaaaaggcCTCACTTCCAGGCTAAAGGGAAAAACAACTCTCCTGCTGGACCGAAAAAAGCTAAGCTAGCCAGGATGGACAGAGATACTGTGACGGGACAAGGGACCAAGACGCCCGCCATGGCTGGGACGAAAGCGGGGAAGAAGGCTGAGAGCAGATTTAAGAAGAAGCAGGCCAACCAGAAGGAGAACCCCATGAAAGCTAAGAATAAAACGGGGAATAATTTCAACAAAAATAGGAAAAAGAAACAACAAGCTAAGAATACAATGGGGAAGAATACATTCAACAAAAAGTGGAAAAAGAAACAAGCGAGAtcataa
- the emg1 gene encoding ribosomal RNA small subunit methyltransferase NEP1 encodes MAAADAKKRGFEHLDEYEPKPAKHLRSLHDRMTERRLVVVLEGASLETVKAGKTFELLNCDQHKNIIIKSGRNPGDVRPDITHQCLLMLMDSPLNRAGLLQVYIHTEKNALIEINPQTRIPRTFQRFCGLMVQLLHKLSVRASDGPQRLLRMIKNPVSDHLPPGCPRISTSFSAGEAVCPRTVVPEGPATVVIGAFAHGAVNVDYTEKTVSISNYPLSAALTCAKMCSAFEEVWGVL; translated from the exons ATGGCGGCCGCCGACGCAAAGAAGCGTGGCTTTGAGCATTTGGACGAATATGAACCAAAACCTGCCAAACATCTCCGCAGCCTACACGATCGCATGACCGAAAGGCGTCTTGTTGTTGTTCTGGAGGGCGCCTCTCTAGAAACCGTCAAG GCTGGGAAAACGTTTGAGTTGTTGAACTGCGACCAACACAAAAACATCATAATCAAAAGTGGAAGAAATCCAGGCGATGTAAGACCAGACATCACACATCAG TGTCTGCTCATGTTGATGGACAGCCCACTGAACAGAGCAGGCCTGCTGCAGGTTTACATCCACACTGAGAAGAACGCCTTAATAGAGATCAACCCCCAGACGCGCATTCCAAGAACCTTTCAGCGCTTCTGTGGGCTCATGG TTCAACTGCTGCACAAGCTGAGTGTGCGAGCATCTGATGGTCCGCAGAGGCTCCTGAGAATGATCAAAAATCCTGTGTCGGACCACCTGCCCCCCGGCTGCCCACGCATCTCCACCTCCTTCTCCGCCGGAGAGGCTGTTTGTCCTCGCACCGTGGTGCCCGAGGGGCCGGCCACCGTGGTGATTGGTGCTTTTGCCCATGGAGCG GTGAATGTCGACTACACAGAGAAGACGGTGTCCATCAGTAACTACCCACTTTCCGCCGCACTCACCTGTGCCAAGATGTGTTCAGCTTTTGAGGAAGTTTGGGGCGTCTTATGA
- the ing4 gene encoding inhibitor of growth protein 4 isoform X2, with the protein MRDLDQRTEDLKGQIDSLAKEYTSNARTLSSEQKLSILRQIQQSYSKCKEFGDDKVQLAMQTYEMVDKHIRRLDTDLARFEADLKEKQIESTDYDSTSSKGKKVDTRQKEKKSAKTRSKVKSSDEDGSPKSAQKKVKLLQTGEFNTPSANFGNVHPSDVLDMPVDPNEPTYCLCHQVSYGEMIGCDNTDCSIEWFHFACVGLTTKPRGKWYCPRCSQDRKRK; encoded by the exons ATGCGGGATTTAGATCAACGCACAGAAG ATCTCAAAGGACAGATAGATTCCCTTGCCAAAGAATACACATCAAATGCTCGGACTCTTTCCTCCGAGCAAAAGCTGTCCATACTGAGGCAAATCCAGCAATCATACAGCAAGTGCAAAGAGTTTGGCGATGACAAAGTGCAACTGGCCATGCAGACCTATGAGATG GTGGACAAGCACATTAGACGCCTGGACACAGACCTGGCCCGTTTCGAAGCCGACCTGAAGGAAAAACAGATCGAGAGCACAGATTATGATTCCACCTCCAGTAAAGGAAAGAAAG TTGACACCAGACAAAAGGAAAAGAAGTCGGCTAAAACGAGATCTAAAGTCAAAAGCTCAGATGAAGACGGCAGTCCCAAAAGCGCCCAGAAAAAAGTCAAACTCCTTCAAAC GGGCGAATTCAACACCCCCTCCGCCAACTTTGGGAATGTGCACCCATCTGATGTGCTGGACATGCCAGTGGATCCCAACGAGCCCACCTATTGTCTGTGCCATCAGGTGTCTTATGGCGAGATGATCGGCTGCGACAACACTGAT TGCTCCATTGAGTGGTTCCATTTTGCGTGTGTGGGTCTGACCACCAAACCACGAGGCAAATG GTATTGTCCACGCTGCTCCCAAGAcagaaagagaaaataa
- the ing4 gene encoding inhibitor of growth protein 4 isoform X1, producing the protein MAAGMYLEHYLDSIENLPFELQRNFNLMRDLDQRTEDLKGQIDSLAKEYTSNARTLSSEQKLSILRQIQQSYSKCKEFGDDKVQLAMQTYEMVDKHIRRLDTDLARFEADLKEKQIESTDYDSTSSKGKKVDTRQKEKKSAKTRSKVKSSDEDGSPKSAQKKVKLLQTGEFNTPSANFGNVHPSDVLDMPVDPNEPTYCLCHQVSYGEMIGCDNTDCSIEWFHFACVGLTTKPRGKWYCPRCSQDRKRK; encoded by the exons atggcggcggggATGTATTTGGAGCATTATTTGGACA GCATAGAGAACTTGCCCTTCGAGTTGCAGAGAAACTTCAATCTGATGCGGGATTTAGATCAACGCACAGAAG ATCTCAAAGGACAGATAGATTCCCTTGCCAAAGAATACACATCAAATGCTCGGACTCTTTCCTCCGAGCAAAAGCTGTCCATACTGAGGCAAATCCAGCAATCATACAGCAAGTGCAAAGAGTTTGGCGATGACAAAGTGCAACTGGCCATGCAGACCTATGAGATG GTGGACAAGCACATTAGACGCCTGGACACAGACCTGGCCCGTTTCGAAGCCGACCTGAAGGAAAAACAGATCGAGAGCACAGATTATGATTCCACCTCCAGTAAAGGAAAGAAAG TTGACACCAGACAAAAGGAAAAGAAGTCGGCTAAAACGAGATCTAAAGTCAAAAGCTCAGATGAAGACGGCAGTCCCAAAAGCGCCCAGAAAAAAGTCAAACTCCTTCAAAC GGGCGAATTCAACACCCCCTCCGCCAACTTTGGGAATGTGCACCCATCTGATGTGCTGGACATGCCAGTGGATCCCAACGAGCCCACCTATTGTCTGTGCCATCAGGTGTCTTATGGCGAGATGATCGGCTGCGACAACACTGAT TGCTCCATTGAGTGGTTCCATTTTGCGTGTGTGGGTCTGACCACCAAACCACGAGGCAAATG GTATTGTCCACGCTGCTCCCAAGAcagaaagagaaaataa